ACAAATATCACCATATGTATCCTATAGAACAAAAtaagtcaatttatttgtatagaccagggatgggcaacatgatccagaaagggctggtgtgggtgcaggtcttggttccaaccaagcagttacacacctgagtctacaactcacggtccttagcaaagacgaactgcttggttggaacaagactattggttgactaatagaatcagacgtgtaactgcttggttggaacaaagacctgcacccacaccagccctttctggatcatgttgcccagagagcgatacttccatccatccatccattatccaagccgcttatcctgctctcagggtcgaggggatgctggagcctatcccagcagtcactgggcagcaggcggggagacaccctggacaggccgccacaccatcacagggccacacacacacacacacacagggagttcattcaaactccacacagaggacgacccccaaggttggaccaccccggggcttgaacccaggaccttcttgctgtgaggtgattgcgctaaccactgcgccacctcgccgtccccaagtgttagcttttacaagcaaacCAAAATTTGAGCAAGATGACATTCTCTTGCTTGTCAAGTCAATCCAATTCTTTTCGTAAACATTAAattctttgttaaaaaaaaataataagagtGGGCGACAAACCAATTCATTGTTTTCAAACTTCTCTTGGATTGGCATTTTGTTACTACCTGTTCAACATGTAGTGGCCTACAGGCACAGGTGAGGAATCTACCACTTCTACTGCTAGGCTGCAAGTGACATGCAAGAGAATGGAGGAACTTGGCTGCAACTATAACCGGAACGCATTGGCAATGCCAGCGTGGGGTCGGACGCAACAAGGACCTATTTCAGCACCCAGAGTCAACGTTATAGAGTGGGGTCCTGCTGATAACGCCGCTATATTTGGAGCACTAGTGACTGTTGGTGTCAGTCTTCCCTTCCATCCTgtgtcatataaacactgcaCCCTTTGTGAGGGCTAATGTGGATGCTCATAATTTGGACATTGATGCTTTGGTCACCACAAGCATGATTTGCTCTTTGTGAGCAGAGTCAGGCTGTAAGGAGACAAAAAAATTGTGCTCAAGATGTTAGCACCATGGTTACCAGCTGATCAGGTATTGAATGAACAAGGGTCTAGAGTGGCTCTCGAGGCTTTGTTTGCCAACACTGCTGCCTTCAGAAACCAACCACTGTTTACTGAGGGAGTGCGTCAGTTGAAAACCAGACACGCCACCACTGTTGACCATATTGCTCACCATTGGGTGCTGAATAACACTTGGGCTGATCAGACGACTCTTGGTGACCAAATGGCTACCTTGCAGCTCTTGGCAGGTAGCTTGCCAGAACGAGAGAGGACTAGAGCACTGCACCCAATTCTTATGACGATCATGTCATTCTCTGTTCAAGGGCAGATTTCACCTGCTAAATTTGTCCAGAATATCAACTGACTTAATGGCCTTGATGCCAGGCCTAACCAAACAGTTGAGCACATCAGATAAAGCCTCAACCTGGCGTAATTTCAGCCACTATGTAGATGATAGAAACATCACGGTGTGTTTCACAGATGGCTAGAAGACATTCCTTCAGCTGCTATACGACTTCGTGTGGTGGTGGCTCAAGCTACCGGTTCAGGTTTGACAACTCCCCACAGTTGCTAGGACTATCCATGACCATTACGACTTCCCATGGCCTTTACCGATCCGCATTTATCCAGGAGTGGGTGGCTGCTAATGAGGTACGAGACTGGTTGGGAATAATCCGTACTATGGGTTCAAGCGTGATTTGAACGCGGTAAGGTCAGCTAGATACCGGAGACTGGCCTGGGGTCAACTGCTAACAAGAGCTAGAGATCGAGTTCTGGAGAATTACCAAGGATTTGTGGAGGATTGTGTCAACAAGGCCTTTGTGCATGATTTGattcatgctgatttgtcagagAGAGGAAAGGTGGATGTAAAGGCTCCAATGACAAATGAGGAATATTACCAGTTCCATAAGAGTGGAAGGTGCTAACCAGTACACAGGCTAACCTTTCTACACGGGCTGACGTCCAGATGGCCCAGCTCCTCGGAATTAGACCTTGAATGTGACCTTTGAAGTGTGCCTCCACATAACGACCTGCTACCTCCGAGTCTCCACTGTTTTTATGCTTGGCCATTTTGTTTGGTGAAGTTTTGAGTTTTTCCGATGTTTGATTGTTCCACTCGGGTACTAACGGGTAAAAGCGGAGATTATTCAATAGTTAAGAATCAAGTTCATTGTTAATTCattgtttaagaaaaaaaaaaaagttaattcttttcaaaaaaaaaaaaagttgttttcaaAATCTATGTATCTCAACTATGCCATTTAAAACAGTTTCCACTCAAGAAATTGGTCTGTaaacaaaatgtaaaaataaagcaAAGGCCAACTCAGCTTATACCTGACTGGAATGGGTTTTCAAACCACTTTAGATTCAGTTGGAAAATAATACATTGGAGTGTGGTACTTTGAATTGTTTCCTCAAAATGGAATGTCAACACAGTCAAGATTTGACAAGAAGAAGAACTGAAATTTCTCTTGAGCTGCGATTCTGCCTATTAAGCCAAATAAATGTATTCAATCTATATCTATTATGGACAATCTAGCAAACTAAaccttattttttctccccaatcacttACAAATTGCCCTTTACACTCGATGCCACGATAATGGTTATAAATAACCTAGGGAACCGTCTTCTATTATTTTTTTAAGCGTCCTTCAAGCCATCTTCACTTGGCTTTCCAAAGCATTGTCTTGTCCTCGTCACATTTCCTGAATTACCACTAAGAGAAGGATGAGTAGCTGTGCATCCCCGATCGACCTCGTTCTTAATAGGTGGCAATACGGaaggagtaaaggaaaggagtcCTCTCAATTCACAACACCGTATTTAAGTCTTTTGTAAATCCTACCACCTCACCTAAACAGCTGTAACTGGTTGGCTTGAGTGGTCACCAAACTAGCTGCTCAGCAACCTGAGCCTCGGAACCGCCCTAGTCCGCCACCTCACTGTAGTAGTACTTTTGGGCGGTGTCGCTGAGATTCCAGCCCCCGGCTCTGAATTCTAGGATCTCCAGCAGCATAAGACGGGTCATGGAGCTGAGGCCCGCCTGGAGCAGAAAGCCATCTCGCAGCAAGATGAAGACCTCGTCCATCCGCTGGATGTTCACTGCCTCCAGCTGGCTCCCAATGCTGTGGAGCTGCATCACCAGGCAATCTACCTGGGAAGGAATGTGGAGGAGAGAGGGGCTCTTACATAGTCATTTAAATAAAGACAACCCATttaatgagtgaatgaataaataaataaaacacggGATTGCTTGTGAGCAGGACACAGATTCTTTGACACACAAAGAATTGCATTATATTTTAGACAACTGAATGATACTCTTTGAGAGTTCTTAAGAAAGAAGCAACTGTAGAGCTGCCTTAAATTCCTCAATCATATTCTAACCAAACAGCATGGAGGCCAAGGTTGTACTCCATGAAAATAGATGTCACAAATTAATCTCCCGTCCCTTGAACGAGATCAAGTACAATTAAGTTTGGAAATTTGTGCCTAGTGAGAAAAACCTCTACAGAAACACTTATTTTTAAGAATATTTCAACAGAGTAATTTAATATCAAACTAAAAGCATAACCATACTCAATCTCACCTCCTCCTCATTCAACAGAGCATCTGGGTGGGACATCCTCAGTAGGCAGTCATAGACAGGATCCACCAGGGCCACCATGGGCATGTTGTTCACCTACATTCCAACAAATACATGACTGAAGACTGAGATTTCAAAAATGGACTGGATGAAACCAAGAGGACTCAGTTTGACCAAGTCAGTCCAGCTGCATTAAGAGTAGAAATTTCTCTGAGGAAACGGGGAAGAGATTGTGCAAATGTCATTACTAAAACAGAGCCTGGGTTTTACCTTAAGGTAGTCAAAGATATTGCAGATGAAGGTGACGTAGCACACCCACTCCTGCAGTGAACGCATCCTTGTCTTTTCTCTGTCTTTGAACTCTTGCTGTAGCCGGTTCAACAGGTGCCTCCTGAACACATTTCCATTGTTCTGCTTGGCCTCAGCCTATATGAGTGCAGAAAGATTACCGGGAAGAGGTTAAACTATTTAGCAGAAGCTGGAAATAATTGTGGTTTTTGGTGTACTCTGACTCTAGAACCCCCTGTCGCTTAAGCTTACTCTACAAACTGAGGACTGATATAAGGTGATTCAGATATACGAAATGTGACCTTATTGGCAGTTAAATTTGTGTCCTTGTCTCCTTAATCCCTCTGCCTCCACGGTGCTCGGTGCTTTTGTTAGAGCTCGAAGTAATTACACTATCTGGGATATCAATCTCTGTCATGCAGTGAAAGAAAACCAGCACAACGGTGACAGTAAAGACCTGTGCAATAGTGAAGCATATGCGCCCAGCCTCCTTGCTGAACACCTGGTCCTTCAGAGACTGGTCCACAATAATGTTGGACACCTTCTCCAGATTCACCGAACCAGGCTCTGAAAGAAAAAGCCGACAGGGTTGTTAGAAAAGGCGTGTGGAAATGTCACTCATTAATATCAAAAGTTTGGTTGCCCAAACAAAGGCGGAATTCACAAATGCCAACAAAGGTTTGCCATTCAAAATATCTAGTAAGGTAAGGATTATACAAAGgcctatatattgtaacgtgcatggataagaagacacgccagccagcggccagcgtgtcttcttatccatgcacgttacaatatcatatATCAGAGTGCAAGATGCTTACCTTTTAGTGCAGTTTTCAGCAAATTTTGAGTCTCCTGGTCAAACGACTGGATCTTGTAGTCCTCTTTAGTGGAGTTTTCCATTGTACACAGATTACAAGCTGCACCTgggagaagtcaaactgttaaaACACAAACGGGTCTCTGCACGTTAGAAGAAACACACGTGCCTTTTCACATTTCATTAATATTTTTTCCGCTCATGGTGATGCACAGCTCCAGAGAGAAACGAGCAATTCATGAGCAAACACGACTCGATTTACACTTTCCATGACTGAGAAGGAGCAGGGGGGAGATCATGCGTGTTGCCCCTCACTCACACATAAACAGAATGGATGGTCTGGTGGTCAGTTACTCAACTAATACAGCAACACGAGAAATGAAAAAGAACACAAAAAGCCATGAacaattcaccatcaactgagaAGCCCCATTACCTGACAACGCCATAGTGTAAAATTGTTCTTCCCCTACATGCTGTTTGTGACGAACACGTGTGGTGGCGTTGCTGCGAGTTAACGCACCGTGGCAGAGCGCTCAACGCTACCTCCTCCTTTGTTGGGAGGACAAAAACGATACAAATTCGTTTTGTCATCAATCCCACCGGCCCGCCGACACCCCCGGGGTCTTTCATGGCGAGACAGAGGGGTTAGGCCCACAACATGTCGGTCACAACTCCCAGGGAACAATTTATTCTGACGGCTTACAAGGAAAACCATCAAATTCATAACGTGTGATAAACACCGGGACGACCAGTGAACGttaagctagctagccagctagcgtcGACACGTTAACGTAGTTTGCGTAAAAAACGCAACGTGTTTATCTTTGGCGTAAACGAAGAAAGTTAACGGTCGCCCAAAGCAACGCCGCATTACGAGCGTCGACAAGTTAACGTAGTTTGCGTAAAAAACGCAACGTCTTTATCTTTGGCGTAAACGAAGAAAGTTAGCAGTCGCCCAAAGCAACGCCGCATTACGAGCGTAAACAAGTTAACGTAGTTTGCGTAAACAACGCAACGTGTTTACCTTTGGCGTAAATGAAGAAAGTTAACAGTCGCCCAAAGCAACGCCGCATTACGAGCGTCGACTTTTATCCGGCAACGTCAAGCACCAAGCCTGCTGACGTAACTTCGGACTTTAGTGGTTGTGCCTTTTGTTTAACTGCTCGGATTTAAACGGCTCTTTATTTCAGGTCGGTAACGACCGTTGTTAGCTTACACATTTCCACTTTAATCCTGGCCGCTTGTTGAAAACACACTCACCCGACGAGGCTGGGAGCTCCGGGCGACTCTGACTGGACCCTATAAATGTCGTCTCACGGCAGAAGCGTCCGGGAGTCCGCTCGTCATTTACCCCCCAAAATTATTCACATCTCAAGTCAACGTGAGGAATTATTGACTCCCCTCATTTTAGCCACAAATTCCCACGTCCACCGTTTCCTGATGCCGGCGCATGCGCAATTGTGTAATCTCCAACCCCACACTGGCGACCGCTCTTAAAGGAACATTGCGCCGGGTTTTGTGTGGCTGTCCAATCAAAACACCCAATAGAGGGAGCGCGGCACACTTTACGGCACCAGTATGTGTCGGAATGCCATAGTGTAGTGAGTGACCAAAACGCTCTCACTTACTGTCAGTTGCTTTTCGAGTGTTGTtctatgtttcttttttttcccctcacacgTAGCTTAACTGctagactagactaatactttatgtccaTCTCTGTGCAAATGAAGTGgcttattaaaccgttataaagaatcgtaccgaCTACCGAACTTCCGCTGGGAAAAAAAATGCAgcaatgaacagcgtctcagtaaCGTTaccaatccgcgcatgcaagcgcaacaccgcccacttgtggacaaagtcaTCAATGACTAAacaatagtacacagtaacagttatacaaatacactggtatcatatctcaacactcccactaatgaatcatgtgcttactgtataccttttcatattcatagaataaaatgaaaagaaacttggtataacccataccactcacatttcacacaccaaacactgCCTTAGCAAAGGTCTTTAGTTTTACTTTGGAGTACACACAACGGTCTGATTGGTtgtgtgtaaaaccatcacctgtcaaacactcgtgtaacagtaagttccaattgcggccagactgcttgaggcagtagattgacttctctagtttacacactagtttttctcccttctcaatataaccctcgggttgttccatgtatatgtcatagtctatgggggcatgaagataggccgtctttacatccgtctggtgtaaaatcaagttttCCTGCACTTCTTTTTGCATCAACACTCTGATACTAGTCAAGTTAGCAATAGGAGAAAATGTCTCctcataatccaccccagctctctggctatatccctttgttTCTGTACTCTCtcggtcagggtagtagactaggtaggccgaggtgttcttgtcgtgtcctacaaaacgccccctctcacttagaatctaactttcccttgtcctgctcgTAAGCATAGCATTGTCccaaacttttgcattctagccgtgttgcacttttttcctgtcattgccgtgtgtggcgtagtgcctgtgtgcttgttaaaGCATcagtttctggtgtgggctgcctcctgtacagcataatgccagaggctctttggtagaccactatgtattagcatacaccttgccatctcgaatagtgtgcgtccttctctctctgcaacaccattttcttggggagagtatgggcaagACGTCTcgtgtcttattttgttccgtctcaacagggtttggaactccttgcctgtaaactcagttccattatccgaccttacgcatttcactgtcccatagggagcgacctctgccagaaatttctcaggCGCTTGCACTGTCACGGTTTTTAATAAATAAACATACACTGCCCCTgcgcacacatctgtaaatgattgcatgtacctgaaaccattaatggactcgtttgccacaggaccggctaaatcagtgtttaccaactccagtggtgtcttggctttatCTGTAGGTTtcttgttcctgttttgggtaaacttcccttctatgcctACTGCACactgtcaggtttacacactttaccctttatatgcataccatcagtgatatcctgtagctttatgatatcgtcatagttgcagtggcccattatctcatgccaagtctctatatcatggctcacatggcactttaacacattcagtttgcaaatagtacattttcccctgtacaaaaatgtcaaacctggtaccattcggtaacatcagggcatctctgccctcttcgaagaacacactggctccgtgtgctgtcgcagacttgacagagaagagctcttgggggtacgatggaatatatagtgcgttccgcagtgtcactctacaccgtcgcccctcactgtcgagcagacataccgtaccatctcccctgcaccacaccaaaggtgcgcttaccatcCGCccgctccatgcagtgtttctctggctcgaacgagctgtcaacgCTCTTTAACTTCTTATCATTGattatgtgggaagaagccccacagtccacaatcaatcctggtttgaactgttgccgtcgtcctggtcctgctgagctggtctctccagcctgcactctgaagatgtagtcctcttcttccgcagcattcccgtccctgacctcgacctgctccgtgaccaccaccaccaccttgctcgcgtgcacacctggctccatcagcgcggtccttcttcttgcacactttgtccgtgtgacccttgacccggaagaagctgcaccacacgctgcgtgaacagtccgttttccgatggcctttgtcaccgcatcgccagcacaccgtttgttcaccatctccctcacagcgtttcactggctttttcttaggcgctgcgtgggccttcatcaccctctcggacgcctcgtccgatgctgtagcattagccacatcttcagccgcctcaaagtttctcaatttggtcTTAAATTGTCCcagtgtcaactcactgtcgccattagagtgaatggcttacatctctcgggtaaccccctcatcaccatggccatcattagtccctcactcggtgcttctcccgcccctttgagagccgcaatgatttgttcagctccgataatgtattcggttatcgtctcatatcagctttctttagcccagtccatgttacatacagagtgacaaccCGGGGTCTGCACTTACCAATGGAaagttcccgcaacacccgtagtcTCTCTCTACCCTTGTTCTtggtttctctgaagatcagtcccaagcttgtgttgtccaataaaggcgccaatgcgcagcaggcgtccgcgttccgctcctcgcctagggcctgctcttccgctgtcaaagggcCCGCGGGCTCGGGaaggatggtggttttcagccccacaccatgcatgcaacagagcattcgctcttcccacagttcatactcatcggcctgtccgctGAATGTGGAccacctgctcttcttcttctccatctccctaggtagcgttagcttagcgttccgttagcctctctcgatgctaactagcttcacacttgccaACTTGCTACTCCgcgctaacctgcgcgcatcccgccatccgaggttatcacacttcgtgtacttttatcaaactactaaataatccaacgttatctgggcccataacctgttagaagactagactaacactttgtctctctctgcgcagatgaagtggattattaaaccgttataaagaatcgtaccgaCTACCGGACTCCTGCTGGAGGGAAAacaaatgcagcctccgtttattcggtcggtttgggagaaaaagaatgaatagcgtctcagtgacgtaatcaatccgcgcatgcaagcgcaacaccgcccacttgtggacaaagtaatcactgactgtaaacaaaataatagtacacagtaacagtcATACAAACACACTGACGTCATATCtcaataactatgcgtgagtgtttttagcctatatgtgtggtgcggtatgtaagtgaccaggaggtgtttaaataatgtgcgtgcacctggcgagaaagtccagtccgtgatccaagaggggttgtccgagatccgagaagtcgagtccgaaaggaggggctCAGGtcgagggacaaggggggagatcgcaggagaggtccggggaaaaccgtggaggtcgctggggacgagggagacgcggggagccgtggaggtCGCGGagagagagtcttgggaggaaacagagacacgaagacgAGACACTGGGGAATTAACAGAATGGCAAGGAacgccgctggagggcttgtcagaactttatcgTAAGGTTCCGTATGTCGAAGCCCGGAggggtgttctgggaggcttcttgtagagggctgcctgattgccgcaggtgtgcctgatggatgatggcaaacacctggtgcagcgcagcgctcgtctcctcagagcgcgagccgagcgctcggatgtttccgacacgtccgagcgctcggatgtttccggcacgtccgagcgctcggatgtttccggcacgtccgagcgctcggatgtttccggcacgtccgagcgctcggatgtttccggcacgtccgagcgctcggatgtttccggcacgtccgagctgggggcgtggcttgaacgtgccggggaggcagctcggggcggtgtaaccgcaACACCTTCAGTACGGTAACAAAAAAAATATGACTGGGACCCCTGCAGAAAATTGCAGACGAACATTTAATGCCCAGGAATTCACATTGTAGACAGTACTTAACTGACTGTACCTGTAACAAATTCGCCACAATTTCAAGCCATGTCCGGTCCAGCcacatactaggttttgaccaatgatctaaaaaaaaaaaaagactggatcgcGCGACCCATAATCCCGTGCCACCAATTTATATGAAGGCCAATAGAACTTGATCGGCACCATCTTAGGGAGGGCAAAAAGCGATCAAACtgcattagaattgccagctaaaagGCCGAGTTGCGGAGCATACACGTGCTataaccgcacagggtcgaaaaaaactggcaattcagataatataacattcCACAAGtctatctactactttcggctgctcccgttaggggtcgccacagcggatcatccgtttccatttcttcctgtcttctgcgtcttcctctgtcacatcagccacctgcatgtcttccctcaccacatccataaacctcctctttggccttcctcttctcctcttccctggcagctccatattcagcatccttctcccaatatactcagcatctctcctccacacatgtccaagccatctcaatcttgcctctcttgctttgtctccaaaccgtccaacctgagcggtccctctaatataatcgttcctaatcctgtccttcttcgttactcccagtgaaaatcttagcatcttcaactctgccacctccagctccgcctcctgtcttttcgtcagtgccactgtctccaaaccatataacatagctggtctcacaaccatcttgtaaactttccctttaactcttgctggtacccttctgtcgcaaatcactcctgacacacttctccacccactccaacctgcctgcactctctttttcacctctctactgcactccccgttactttggacagttgaccccaagtatttaaactcagatgcctttgtcacctccactccttgcatcctgaccattccactgtcctctctctcattcacgcataggtattccgtcttgctcctactgactttcattcctcttctctctagtgcatacctccacctctccaggctctcctcgacctgcaccctactctcgctacagatcacaatgtcatccgcgaacatcatcgtccatggagactcctgcctgatcttgtccgtcaacctgtccatcaccattgcaaacaagaaagggctaagagccgatccttgatgtaatcccacctccaccttgaacccatctgtcattccaaccgcacacctcaccattgtcacacttccctcatacgtatcctgcaccactcctacatacttctctgcaactcctgacttcctcatacaataccacacctcctctctcggcactctgtcataagctttctctaaatctacaaagacacaatgcaactctttctggccttctctatacttctcaatcaacattctcaaagcaaacatcgcatctgtggtgctctttcgtggcatgaaaccatactgctgctcgctgatcgtcacctctcctcttaacctagcttctattactctttcccaaatcttcatgctgtggctgatcaactttatacctctgtagttgttacagttctgcacatcgcccttgttcttgaaaatcggtaccagtatgcttcttctccactcctcaggcatcctctcactttccaggattgtgttaaacaatctagttagaaactccactgccatctctcctaaacatctccatgcctccacaggtatgtcatcaggaccaactgcctttccattcttcatcctcttcatagctgccctcacttcctccttgctaatccgctgaacttcctgattcactatccctacatcatccaaccttctctctctctcattttcttcattcatcagcccctcaaagtattccttccaccttcttagcacactctcctcgcttgtcagcacatttccatctctatccttgatcgccctaacttgctgcacatcctttgcagcttggtccctctgtctagccaatcggtacaagtccttttctccttccttagtgtctaacctgtcatacaactcaccatacgccttttcctttgcctttgccacctctctctttgctttacgctgcatctccttgtactcctgtctactttcttcatctctctgactatcccacttcttctttgccaaccttttcctctgtataatttgctgtacttcctcattccaccaccaagtctccttgtcttccttcctctgtcctgatgacataccaagtaccttcctagctgtctccctcactatttctgcagtggttttccagccatctggcaactcttcactaccacccagtgcctgtcttaactcctgcctgaactccacacaacagtcttccttcttcaacttccaccatttaatcttcggctgtgtcttcactcgcttcctcttcttggtctccaaagtcatcctacagaccaccatccgatgctgcctggctacgctctcccctgtcaccaccttgcagtctccaatcccttttagatggtgccttctacataagatatagtccacctgtgtgcactttcctccactcttgtacgtcaccctgtgttcctccctcttcttgaaatatgtattcaccacagccatttccatccttttcgcaaaatcgaccaccatctgtccttccacatttctcttcttgactccatactttcccatcacctcctcatcacctctgttcccttcaccaacatgtccattgaagtccgctccaatcaccactctctcctccttgggtaccctctccaccatgtcgtccaactcattccagaattcttctttttcatccatctcacacccaacttgcggggcatatgcgctgataacattcagcaataaaccttcaatttccagcttcatactcatcactctgtctgacactctcttcacctccagcacgcccttgacatactcttccttcagaattacccctaccccatttctcctcccattcacaccatggtagaagagtttgaacccacctccgatactcctggccttaactccccttccacctggtctcttgcacacac
The nucleotide sequence above comes from Lampris incognitus isolate fLamInc1 chromosome 10, fLamInc1.hap2, whole genome shotgun sequence. Encoded proteins:
- the mif4gdb gene encoding MIF4G domain-containing protein B, whose protein sequence is MENSTKEDYKIQSFDQETQNLLKTALKEPGSVNLEKVSNIIVDQSLKDQVFSKEAGRICFTIAQAEAKQNNGNVFRRHLLNRLQQEFKDREKTRMRSLQEWVCYVTFICNIFDYLKVNNMPMVALVDPVYDCLLRMSHPDALLNEEEVDCLVMQLHSIGSQLEAVNIQRMDEVFILLRDGFLLQAGLSSMTRLMLLEILEFRAGGWNLSDTAQKYYYSEVAD